ACCCCGACGGCCAGGCCCTCCGGCATGTTGTGGAGGGTGATGGCGACGATGAAGAGGAGCACGCCGGAGAGGCCGCTGCGGCGGCGAGCGTCCGCGCCGGACTGCTGGGCGGCGTCGGACCGCGGTCGGCCCGTCACGAGCACGTGGATGTGCGGCACCCACGCGTCGGCGCGGTCGAGCATGATGACCCCGATGACCATGCCTATGACCACGGGGAGCAGGCCGCCGACCTCGATGCCGGGCAGGATGAGGCTCGTGAAGCTCGCGGTCAGCATCACGCCGGCGGCGAAGCCGAGCGCCGCGTCGAGCGAGCGCCGCGTGGGGTTGCGCCAGACGAGCACGGCCAGCGCGCCGATCAGGTTGAAGGCGGTGATGATCAGTCCGCCCCAGAGACCCTGCCAGACGGGGTGTGGACCGATCACCTTCGCGAAGAGGTCGACGAGACCTTCCATCGGCGCCAGTTTATGTTCCCGCCGGCCGAGGAGGGGCCGGCCGGCGGCAGACAACGGACTTCGCACACTCGCCGGCACCCGGGGCGGACCATGATGGGGTCATGCCCCACCACCCGACCCGCGACGCGGCAAGGACCGCGGTCGTTACCGCACTGCTCCTGACGGCCTTCTGCGGCTGCGCCGGGAGCAGGTCGCAGACCCCTCCCCCGCCAGGGCGTGGGCCGGACCTCGCCGGCTGCCCCATGCTGCCGGCCGACAACATCTGGAACGCCCGCGTCGACGGGCTACCCATCATGCCACCAACGGGCGACTACGTGGCGTCCATCGGGGCGGGCACGTCCGTGCACGCCGACTTCGGCTCGGGGCTCTGGGAGGGCGCGCCGATCGGCATCCCGTTCACCACGGTCGCGGCCGGCCAGCCGACCGTGACCGTGAGCTTCTACTACCCGGAAGAGTCCGACCGGGCGCCGTACCCCATCCCTCGCGACGCGCCCGTGGAAGGCGCACCGCCCGGCGGGGTGGCGGACGGCGGCGACCGGCACGTGCTCGTAATAGACGTCTCGAGCTGCGTCCTGTACGAGCTGTTCGACGCCGAGTCGCGAAGGGACGGGAGCTGGGCCGCCGGTTCAGGCGCCGTCTTCGACCTGCGGAGCAACGCCCTCAGACCCGACGGCTGGACCTCGGCCGATGCCGCCGGCCTCCCGATCCTCCCCGGCCTCGTGCGCTACGACGAGGTGGCGGCGGGCGAGATCGCCCACGCCATACGGTTCACCGCGCCGCGCACGCGCGACGCCCACGTATGGCCCGCGCGCCATGACGCCTCCAGCCATGGCGACCCCGAGCTGCCGCCCATGGGTCAACGCTTCCGCCTGCGCGCCGACTTCGACGCGAGCGGCATGGCGCCGGAAGTACAGGTCATCGTGAGGGCCATGCAGCGCTACGGCCTCGTCCTCGCGGACAACGGCTCGAGCTGGTTCCTCTCCGGCGCACCCGACGAGCGCTGGGACAACGAGGCGTTGCAGCAACTCAAGCGGATCGAGGGGAGCGACTTCGAGGCCGTTGACGTGTCCGGCCTCATGGCCGACCCCGACTCCGGACAGGTGAGGTGAGGGCGTGCGCTTCGTCTGCGTGACGCCGAACGCCGCCGTCGACCGCATCCTGCATCTGAGCCGGCCGCGCGCGCCACACGGCCTGAACCGCGTGGCGCGCGTAAGCGAATCGGCGGGCGGCAAGGGGATGAACGTCGCCCGCGTCCTGAAGGCGCTGGGCGCCGAGGTCGTGGTGGCGGGGTTCCTCGCCGGTCTCAACGCCGCGCGCTTCAAGGCGCTCCTCGAGCGCGACGGCCTGGACGGACCCTTCGTAGCGGTTACCGGCGAGACGCGCGAGTGCCAGATCGTGGTGGACGGACACGGGCAGCCGATGGAGATCAACGACCCGGGGCCCTTGGCCGAGGCGAGCGACTGGGAGCGGCTCGCCGCCGGGCTGCCGGAGGGGCGCCTGGTCATCTCCGGCAGCCTGCCGCCCGGCCTGTCTCCCGAGGAGTTCGGAAAGTTCCTCACCGCGATCGCCGAGAGGCGCGGCGAGAAGCCGGTCGTCGACACGAGCGGGCCGTTCCTCGTAACGGCCGCCGCCGCGGGCGTCGCCCTCGTCAAGCCGAACGAGCACGAGATCGGGCTCTTGAGCCCGGGAACGGCCGACCCGGTCGAGGCGGCCCGCGGGGTGTACGCGCGCACGGGCGTCCCGGTCCTGCTCACCCTCGGGGCGGCCGGCGCCGCGTACGTCGGCACGGAGAGCGCCTTCGTGCCGGCGCCGTCGATAGACGCCGTCAACCCCGTCGCGTCCGGCGACTGCCTGTTGGCGGCCTTCCTCTGGGCCGGCGCCCAAGCGTGGCCGACGGCGGAAGCGCTGAGGCTGGGCGTGGCGGCTGGCGCCGCGAACGCACGGCTCGGCGGCGGCGGGCGACTGCGCCGCGAAGAGGTCTTCGCGCAGCTCCGGCAGGTGGCGCAGGCCGTCGCCCTCGACTGAGGCAAGGCCGAGAGACCAGCGCGGCGCGGGAGCGACCGGGCGGGGAAGCCCCGAACCGCCGGCTGGGCGAGCGGCGGACCGGCGAGGCCGCCGCGTCCGCCCGACCCTGAAAGGTCGGCCCCGGGCTCACTCGTCGCCGACCCCGAGCCTGCGCCTGCGAGCGGCGCTGTACCCCACGAACGCCACGAGGGTCAGCACGTAGGGGAAAGCGAGGAGGAGTTGCGGCGCCACGCCTCGAACGGTGAGCTGCAGCGAGTTCGCCACCCCCTCTGCCGCACCGAAGAGGAGCGCCACGCCGGCGGAGCCCCAGGCCGTGGCGCCGCCGACGATGGCCGCCACGAGGCCCACCCAGCCGCGACCGCCCGACATGTCCTGCACGAACCCCCCGAGGGTCAGCGAGAGCTGGGCCCCGGCGAGGCCGGCCAGGAGGCCGCTCGCCGCGACCGCCGTGTACCGGAGGGCGTCGACCCGTAGCCCCGCGGCTCGAGCGGCGGCGGGGTCCTCGCCCGTCGCGCGCAGCCTCAGGCCGAAACGCGACCGGAACAACACGTGAGCGACGACGGGCACCAGCAACCAGGCGAGGTAGTCGAGCGCAGTGTGACCGTTCAGGAACGCCAACGGTCCGAAGCCGGCGACGCCTGGAAGCGCCAGGCGCGGCAACGTCGGCATGCCGGCGAACCGGAGCTGCCCCGCCTGGCCGGAGAGCAGCCAGGCGGCGTAGGCGGTGACGGCCGCCGAGAACGCGTTGGTGGCCAACCCAACGATGAACAAGTTGGCGCGAAGGTAGAGAGAGAACCAGCCGAACACCAGCGCAAGGAACATGCCGGCGAGCGCCGCGCACGCGACCCCAACGACCAGGCTGCCAGTCAGCCCGGCGCCTAGCACCGCCGCGAAGGCGCCGGCCAGGAGCACGCCCTCGAGACCGATGTTGACGAGCCCGGCGCGCTGCGTGAGCGCGCCGGCCAGCGCGAGGACGACCAGGGGGGCGCCGAGCCTGAGGACGTCGTGCAGGAGCTGGAGGTCGAACACGCCGAGGACGCTCACGCGCGCGGCCCCCCGCCGGGCCCGAGTGCGCCCCGCTCGCCGGGCCGGTCTGCGCGGCGGCCCAACGCGCGGCGGAACCACACGTAGAGCGCCTGGGCGGTGATCAGGTAGAAGATCACGGACTGGACGACGGTGGCGACGCGCGGCGACACGTCGGACAGGAGGCCGGCCGCGTTGGCGCCGACCTGCAGGTAGCCGTACAGGAGCGCGGCCGGCACGACCCCGAGAGGGTGAAGCCGAGCGATCAGGGCCACCGTGATGCCGTTCCAGCCCAGGTCGTTCGAGAAGCCCGTGATGAGCCGCCCGTGCACGCCCGCGACCTCGAGCACGGCCGCGGCGCCGGCGAACGCGCCGCTCAGCGCCAGCGCCCATACGAACGAGCGCTTGGTGCGCAGCCCGCTGAAGCGCGCGAAGCGCGGGTTGCTCCCCGTCATCCTGAGGGCGTAGCCGAAGCGCGTCCGGAAGAGCATAACGAACACGAGAGCAGCCAGGGAGAGCCCCAGGAAGAAGCTCGCGTTGAGGTTCGAGGGGGGCAGGAGGCGCCCGAGCCTCAACGCGGGCTCGAGGGTGCGGGTAGCCGGGAACGCCGCCGCCGCGTCGACGAGATAGCGCCTGAGCACGAGGTCGAAGAGCTGGATGACGGCCGCGCCGACGAGGAAGGACGTGATGGCCTCGCTCGCGCCGAACCGGACGCGCAGCCAGCCGGACAGCGCCGCGAACGCCCCACCGGCCGCGGCCCCGACTAACACGGCGACGGGCAGGAACCAGCCGCTGTGCGCCCCGGCCAGCAGCAGGGCGGCGCCCCCGGCGAGCCCGCCCACATACACCTGCCCTTCCAAGCCCAGGTTGACCGCGCCGGCCCTGAAGGCGATCACCGCGCCGAGGCCCGTGACGATCAGCGGCGCGGCCGCCTGCAGCATGTTCCCGAAGAAGAAGGCGTTCGTGAACGGCCCGGTGAAGAACGCCCTCAAGGCGGCGCCAGGCTCCGCGCTCGCGCCAACGACGAGGAGCACGCCGACGCTTAGCGCTACGACCAGCGTGACGAGCAGCCCGAGGGCGTCCGCGAGCCGGTTCAGGAGCGTTGCGCTCACGACGTGGCGCTCACGCCCGTGAGCATGTGGCGGCCCAACGCCTCCTTGCCAGTGGCGCCGGCGCCAGGCAGGGTAGCGACGACGGCGCCACCGGCGAGCACGACGATGCGGTCGCTGAGCGCGATGACCTCGTCCAGGTCCGTGGAGAGGAGGAGCACGGCGCAGCCGGCGTCGCGGTAGCGACGGACGAGCGCGTGGAGGTAGCGGATGCCCCTCACGTCCAGGCCGCGGGTAGGCGAGCCGAGGACGAGCGCAACGGGAACGCCTTGCCCCGAAGGGTCGGCGTGGCGTGCGACGCTCGGCTGAGCACCAGGCGTCGCGCCACTCCCGAGGTCCTCGCTCCTCGCACGCCGTCGCGCCGTCAGCTC
The nucleotide sequence above comes from Trueperaceae bacterium. Encoded proteins:
- a CDS encoding ABC transporter permease; its protein translation is MSATLLNRLADALGLLVTLVVALSVGVLLVVGASAEPGAALRAFFTGPFTNAFFFGNMLQAAAPLIVTGLGAVIAFRAGAVNLGLEGQVYVGGLAGGAALLLAGAHSGWFLPVAVLVGAAAGGAFAALSGWLRVRFGASEAITSFLVGAAVIQLFDLVLRRYLVDAAAAFPATRTLEPALRLGRLLPPSNLNASFFLGLSLAALVFVMLFRTRFGYALRMTGSNPRFARFSGLRTKRSFVWALALSGAFAGAAAVLEVAGVHGRLITGFSNDLGWNGITVALIARLHPLGVVPAALLYGYLQVGANAAGLLSDVSPRVATVVQSVIFYLITAQALYVWFRRALGRRADRPGERGALGPGGGPRA
- a CDS encoding ABC transporter permease, yielding MSVLGVFDLQLLHDVLRLGAPLVVLALAGALTQRAGLVNIGLEGVLLAGAFAAVLGAGLTGSLVVGVACAALAGMFLALVFGWFSLYLRANLFIVGLATNAFSAAVTAYAAWLLSGQAGQLRFAGMPTLPRLALPGVAGFGPLAFLNGHTALDYLAWLLVPVVAHVLFRSRFGLRLRATGEDPAAARAAGLRVDALRYTAVAASGLLAGLAGAQLSLTLGGFVQDMSGGRGWVGLVAAIVGGATAWGSAGVALLFGAAEGVANSLQLTVRGVAPQLLLAFPYVLTLVAFVGYSAARRRRLGVGDE
- a CDS encoding PfkB family carbohydrate kinase — protein: MRFVCVTPNAAVDRILHLSRPRAPHGLNRVARVSESAGGKGMNVARVLKALGAEVVVAGFLAGLNAARFKALLERDGLDGPFVAVTGETRECQIVVDGHGQPMEINDPGPLAEASDWERLAAGLPEGRLVISGSLPPGLSPEEFGKFLTAIAERRGEKPVVDTSGPFLVTAAAAGVALVKPNEHEIGLLSPGTADPVEAARGVYARTGVPVLLTLGAAGAAYVGTESAFVPAPSIDAVNPVASGDCLLAAFLWAGAQAWPTAEALRLGVAAGAANARLGGGGRLRREEVFAQLRQVAQAVALD
- a CDS encoding ZIP family metal transporter, producing MEGLVDLFAKVIGPHPVWQGLWGGLIITAFNLIGALAVLVWRNPTRRSLDAALGFAAGVMLTASFTSLILPGIEVGGLLPVVIGMVIGVIMLDRADAWVPHIHVLVTGRPRSDAAQQSGADARRRSGLSGVLLFIVAITLHNMPEGLAVGVGFGSGNLNDAIALMLAIGIQNVPEGLAVAVAARNAGMGSLWYAAFTGIRAGVVEVPLAVIGAWLVHVAAPILPYAMGFAAGAMLFVILDEIVPETHGNGHERVATLGTMLGALVMLVLDVALG